A single genomic interval of Osmia lignaria lignaria isolate PbOS001 chromosome 9, iyOsmLign1, whole genome shotgun sequence harbors:
- the LOC117609265 gene encoding RAB11-binding protein RELCH homolog isoform X2 → MADGVQEVRDSLPTDSKGCPVTKSLISYEEIAIKLLNEKLLLTALELHAELCEAGKELPILRDFFSNPNHFETHNIKPEPYTPMPRSSSQATLDSLDMTRYSEDGGGVDERVAILEFELRKARESISALRANLTVVTESEAATSDKGSDKQVVSKPPIKPHEQRALNFLINEYLLARSYKLTSITFSDENENQDFEDWQDVGLNISKPAELIQIYREYMRANGYDKPPSVSIGVQTDFCEIESETDKDEFKEMVNKVEELKQQAILLEQEKLDLQQIIATSGSLSQNPTKQDSSGTIQTLNSSSTTPDKFELLETPARDTSTVTQEPEEDDSVSVVVSLGETDPGDKEWTRIQLPRVDVTEGSSILPNPPSRNLPLKFKMEVIAHCLVNIPSSIISTTEELFKNGVTRDTLVQILSQTLPRIVPNIILNRREEVIPLILSAIRLHSDSAEREKLLQLLFSLKKRPQEDERQLILAGFVAMAKLEDEPMEGEEILTICWEQSQHKYPEKRLLAVECCSVLTPYMSVGIRNSLMLSMLQQMLLEDKDPTVRASVVRSLALLIALMDDPDKYFQCEELALTALHDISPIVVEVASSILLPILAQWALSLKRLQTHLLPRITSKIKNHLKLGHSQHSPNKDHIDEGRIVSSIAVLQYLLPHTVICVADTEIVKTYIDHGISSDLPDEFLNLYHSNIVNPKVFYDGDTNIGALLNTFFANTWENDTWPELEWFTNKLVVEILTMVKSIDILQESILNALLTYIHSLCLGFGQYITETRIQPIFASEVAELEQQLTTLSTDKKNMSLTLIPAYLIILSTLNGTKVSNSLKQFLVALSMSGTSITSLQIAIIILCSQEHMQEYVLSGLWDGVVHQRPIVRCATATLFGCVIAHVSDRLASAKVVPAIVTLVSDSDVTVRSAAIPSLGRLITECKVREVRDKARLTLETIAKEPQGVPPTLALPLVSTLAFIAPNCPQNYIEDVIAAQLVGITSSALQQGRKIDLINALVEAYSVLVYCPLSNQCVSGMLVPGLKCLEQLVNQYLPQQKEAVRSLLREAESRQDLSKPMERSLSMSSGLSLSMATVNVGQGVEDMRQRVSKIFQQKTSSPSMTSIFRKK, encoded by the exons ATGGCTGATGGTGTACAGGAGGTTAGGGATTCTCTGCCCACAGACAGTAAAg gaTGTCCAGTCACAAAATCATTGATCTCTTATGAAGAGATTGCCATTAAACTGTTAAATGAAAAACTGTTATTAACGGCCTTGGAATTACACGCGGAACTATGCGAAGCTGGAAAAGAGTTGCCTATTTTAAGAGATTTTTTCTCAAACCCAAATCATTTTGAGACTCATAATATTAAACCAGAACCATATACTCCTATGc CTAGGTCTTCTAGTCAGGCTACTTTAGATTCTTTGGATATGACCAGATATTCAGAAGATGGTGGAGGCGTTGATGAAAGAGTAGCAATTTTAGAGTTTGAACTAAGGAAGGCAAGAGAAAGTATTTCTGCTCTTCGTGCGAATCTCACTGTAGTAACAG AATCTGAAGCAGCCACATCTGACAAAGGTTCTGATAAGCAGGTAGTTAGCAAACCACCCATAAAACCCCATGAACAAAGAGCTCTAAACTTTCTTATTAACGAATATTTATTAGCACGTTCTTATAAATTAACATCAATTACATTTAGCGATGAGAATGAAAATCAAGATTTCGAAGATTGGCAAGATGTAGGATTGAATATTTCAAAACCTGCAgaattaatacaaatttatagAGAATATATGAGAGCTAATGGGTATGATAAACCACCTTCTGTGAGCATTGGTGTGCAAACGGATTTTTGCGAGATAGAATCTGAAACAGATAAAGATGAATTTAAAGAAATGGTAAACAAAGTGGAAGAACTTAAACAACAGGCTATATTGTTAGAACAGGAAAAATTAGACTTACAACAAATTATTGCTACAAGTGGAAGCTTATCTCAAAATCCAACTAAG CAAGATAGCAGTGGAACCATACAAACGTTAAATTCGAGTTCTACAACTCCAGATAAATTTGAACTCCTTGAAACACCAGCTCGCGATACGTCCACTGTTACTCAAGAACCAGAAGAAGATGATAGCGTTTCTGTTGTTGTTAGTCTTGGTGAAACAGATCCTGGTGACAAAGAGTGGACGAGAATTCAGTTACCCAGGGTAGACGTGACAGAAGGGTCATCGATACTTCCAAATCCTCCATCACG AAATCTACCATTGAAATTCAAGATGGAGGTAATAGCACATTGTTTAGTAAATATACCAAGTTCTATCATTTCTACCACTGAAGAACTTTTCAAAAATGGAGTTACGCGCGACACTCTTGTTCAAATTCTATCACAAACATTACCTCGCATCGTACccaatattattttgaatagacGCGAAGAAGTGATACCATTAATATTAAGTGCAATTCGACTACATAGTGATTCTgcagaaagagaaaaattactACAACTTTTGTTCAGTCTAAAGAAGAGGCCGCAGGAGGATGAGAGACAATTAATATTAGCTG gttTCGTTGCAATGGCTAAACTTGAAGATGAACCAATGGAAGGTGAAGAAATATTGACTATCTGTTGGGAACAGAGTCAACACAAGTATCCTGAGAAAAGATTGCTAGCTGTTGAGTGTTGTTCCGTATTAACTCCATACATGTCAGTTGGCATAAGGAACTCTTTAATGCTTTCCATGTTGCAACAAATGTTACTCGAAGATAAAGATCCTACAGTCAGAGCTAGTGTAGTAAGGAGTCTTGCATTGCTTATAGCTTTAATGGATGATCCTGATAAATATTTTCAG tgCGAAGAATTAGCATTAACAGCACTTCACGATATATCGCCTATTGTGGTTGAAGTCGCATCTTCTATACTTTTACCGATTTTAGCTCAATGGGCGCTCTCTCTGAAAAGATTGCAGACGCATTTGTTACCGCGTATAACGTCCAAAATAAAGAATCATTTAAAACTTGGACATTCTCAACACTCACCTAATAAAGATCATATCGATGAAGGAAGAATTGTTTCATCAATTGCGGTATTACAGTATTTACTTCCCCATACAGTTATTTGCGTAGCAGATACCGAGATCGTTAAAACTTATATTGATCATGGAATATCATCTGACCTGC CGGATGAGTTCCTGAACTTGTACCATTCCAATATCGTAAATCCAAAAGTATTTTATGATGGAGATACAAATATAGGAGCTCTTTTAAACACGTTTTTTGCGAACACGTGGGAAAATGATACCTGGCCAGAATTGGAATGGTTCACtaataaatt AGTTGTGGAAATTTTGACAATGGTAAAATCCATTGATATTTTACAAGAATCCATTTTAAATGCTCTTCTTACGTATATTCATTCTCTGTGTTTGGGATTTGGACAATATATTACGGAAACTCgg atcCAACCAATATTTGCATCTGAGGTAGCTGAACTTGAACAGCAATTAACGACATTATCAACAGATAAAAAGAATATGAGTTTAACATTAATTCCagcatatttaattatattgtcCACTTTAAACGGTACCAAGGTTTCTAACTCTTTAAAACAGTTCCTTGTTGCTTTATCTATGAGTGGAACCAGTATTACTAGTTTacaaattgcaataattatattatGCTCCCAAGAGCATATGCAAGAGTATGTCCTTAGTGGTTTATGGGATG GAGTAGTGCACCAAAGACCTATTGTAAGATGTGCAACTGCAACACTATTTGGTTGTGTAATAGCTCATGTTTCCGATAGGTTAGCAAGCGCGAAGGTAGTTCCTGCAATTGTAACACTCGTTAGTGATTCCGATGT AACTGTTCGATCTGCTGCAATTCCTTCCCTTGGTCGTTTGATAACGGAGTGCAAGGTTAGAGAAGTACGCGATAAAGCACGTTTAACTTTAGAAACTATTGCTAAAGAACCTCAGGGTGTCCCACCAACCTTAGCACTTCCGTTGGTTTCGACATTAGCATTTATTGCCCCTAATTGTCCTCAAAATTATATAGAAGACG TTATTGCTGCACAGTTAGTTGGCATCACTTCATCGGCATTACAACAAGGTCGTAAAATTGATCTTATTAATGCTTTGGTTGAAGCATATTCTGTATTGGTTTACTGTCCACTTAGCAATCAATGTGTTTCTGGTATGTTGGTACCAGGATTAAAATGTCTTGAGCAATTAGTTAATCAGTATTTACCACAACAAAAAGAAGCTGTACGATCGTTGTTAAGAGAAGCTGAATCTCGACAGGATTTATCAAAACCAATGGAAAG GTCATTATCAATGAGTTCCGGGCTTTCATTGTCAATGGCTACAGTAAATGTAGGGCAAGGTGTAGAAGATATGAGGCAAAGAGtgagcaaaatatttcaacagAAAACTAGCTCGCCTAGTATGACTagtatttttcgaaaaaagtaA
- the LOC117609265 gene encoding RAB11-binding protein RELCH homolog isoform X1, whose product MADGVQEVRDSLPTDSKGCPVTKSLISYEEIAIKLLNEKLLLTALELHAELCEAGKELPILRDFFSNPNHFETHNIKPEPYTPMPRSSSQATLDSLDMTRYSEDGGGVDERVAILEFELRKARESISALRANLTVVTESEAATSDKGSDKQVVSKPPIKPHEQRALNFLINEYLLARSYKLTSITFSDENENQDFEDWQDVGLNISKPAELIQIYREYMRANGYDKPPSVSIGVQTDFCEIESETDKDEFKEMVNKVEELKQQAILLEQEKLDLQQIIATSGSLSQNPTKQDSSGTIQTLNSSSTTPDKFELLETPARDTSTVTQEPEEDDSVSVVVSLGETDPGDKEWTRIQLPRVDVTEGSSILPNPPSRNLPLKFKMEVIAHCLVNIPSSIISTTEELFKNGVTRDTLVQILSQTLPRIVPNIILNRREEVIPLILSAIRLHSDSAEREKLLQLLFSLKKRPQEDERQLILAGFVAMAKLEDEPMEGEEILTICWEQSQHKYPEKRLLAVECCSVLTPYMSVGIRNSLMLSMLQQMLLEDKDPTVRASVVRSLALLIALMDDPDKYFQCEELALTALHDISPIVVEVASSILLPILAQWALSLKRLQTHLLPRITSKIKNHLKLGHSQHSPNKDHIDEGRIVSSIAVLQYLLPHTVICVADTEIVKTYIDHGISSDLPDEFLNLYHSNIVNPKVFYDGDTNIGALLNTFFANTWENDTWPELEWFTNKLVVEILTMVKSIDILQESILNALLTYIHSLCLGFGQYITETRIQPIFASEVAELEQQLTTLSTDKKNMSLTLIPAYLIILSTLNGTKVSNSLKQFLVALSMSGTSITSLQIAIIILCSQEHMQEYVLSGLWDGVVHQRPIVRCATATLFGCVIAHVSDRLASAKVVPAIVTLVSDSDVTVRSAAIPSLGRLITECKVREVRDKARLTLETIAKEPQGVPPTLALPLVSTLAFIAPNCPQNYIEDVIAAQLVGITSSALQQGRKIDLINALVEAYSVLVYCPLSNQCVSGMLVPGLKCLEQLVNQYLPQQKEAVRSLLREAESRQDLSKPMERSLSMSSGLSLSMATVNVGQGVEDMRQRVSKIFQQKTSSPSMTSIFRKKYWMYFDGPVYT is encoded by the exons ATGGCTGATGGTGTACAGGAGGTTAGGGATTCTCTGCCCACAGACAGTAAAg gaTGTCCAGTCACAAAATCATTGATCTCTTATGAAGAGATTGCCATTAAACTGTTAAATGAAAAACTGTTATTAACGGCCTTGGAATTACACGCGGAACTATGCGAAGCTGGAAAAGAGTTGCCTATTTTAAGAGATTTTTTCTCAAACCCAAATCATTTTGAGACTCATAATATTAAACCAGAACCATATACTCCTATGc CTAGGTCTTCTAGTCAGGCTACTTTAGATTCTTTGGATATGACCAGATATTCAGAAGATGGTGGAGGCGTTGATGAAAGAGTAGCAATTTTAGAGTTTGAACTAAGGAAGGCAAGAGAAAGTATTTCTGCTCTTCGTGCGAATCTCACTGTAGTAACAG AATCTGAAGCAGCCACATCTGACAAAGGTTCTGATAAGCAGGTAGTTAGCAAACCACCCATAAAACCCCATGAACAAAGAGCTCTAAACTTTCTTATTAACGAATATTTATTAGCACGTTCTTATAAATTAACATCAATTACATTTAGCGATGAGAATGAAAATCAAGATTTCGAAGATTGGCAAGATGTAGGATTGAATATTTCAAAACCTGCAgaattaatacaaatttatagAGAATATATGAGAGCTAATGGGTATGATAAACCACCTTCTGTGAGCATTGGTGTGCAAACGGATTTTTGCGAGATAGAATCTGAAACAGATAAAGATGAATTTAAAGAAATGGTAAACAAAGTGGAAGAACTTAAACAACAGGCTATATTGTTAGAACAGGAAAAATTAGACTTACAACAAATTATTGCTACAAGTGGAAGCTTATCTCAAAATCCAACTAAG CAAGATAGCAGTGGAACCATACAAACGTTAAATTCGAGTTCTACAACTCCAGATAAATTTGAACTCCTTGAAACACCAGCTCGCGATACGTCCACTGTTACTCAAGAACCAGAAGAAGATGATAGCGTTTCTGTTGTTGTTAGTCTTGGTGAAACAGATCCTGGTGACAAAGAGTGGACGAGAATTCAGTTACCCAGGGTAGACGTGACAGAAGGGTCATCGATACTTCCAAATCCTCCATCACG AAATCTACCATTGAAATTCAAGATGGAGGTAATAGCACATTGTTTAGTAAATATACCAAGTTCTATCATTTCTACCACTGAAGAACTTTTCAAAAATGGAGTTACGCGCGACACTCTTGTTCAAATTCTATCACAAACATTACCTCGCATCGTACccaatattattttgaatagacGCGAAGAAGTGATACCATTAATATTAAGTGCAATTCGACTACATAGTGATTCTgcagaaagagaaaaattactACAACTTTTGTTCAGTCTAAAGAAGAGGCCGCAGGAGGATGAGAGACAATTAATATTAGCTG gttTCGTTGCAATGGCTAAACTTGAAGATGAACCAATGGAAGGTGAAGAAATATTGACTATCTGTTGGGAACAGAGTCAACACAAGTATCCTGAGAAAAGATTGCTAGCTGTTGAGTGTTGTTCCGTATTAACTCCATACATGTCAGTTGGCATAAGGAACTCTTTAATGCTTTCCATGTTGCAACAAATGTTACTCGAAGATAAAGATCCTACAGTCAGAGCTAGTGTAGTAAGGAGTCTTGCATTGCTTATAGCTTTAATGGATGATCCTGATAAATATTTTCAG tgCGAAGAATTAGCATTAACAGCACTTCACGATATATCGCCTATTGTGGTTGAAGTCGCATCTTCTATACTTTTACCGATTTTAGCTCAATGGGCGCTCTCTCTGAAAAGATTGCAGACGCATTTGTTACCGCGTATAACGTCCAAAATAAAGAATCATTTAAAACTTGGACATTCTCAACACTCACCTAATAAAGATCATATCGATGAAGGAAGAATTGTTTCATCAATTGCGGTATTACAGTATTTACTTCCCCATACAGTTATTTGCGTAGCAGATACCGAGATCGTTAAAACTTATATTGATCATGGAATATCATCTGACCTGC CGGATGAGTTCCTGAACTTGTACCATTCCAATATCGTAAATCCAAAAGTATTTTATGATGGAGATACAAATATAGGAGCTCTTTTAAACACGTTTTTTGCGAACACGTGGGAAAATGATACCTGGCCAGAATTGGAATGGTTCACtaataaatt AGTTGTGGAAATTTTGACAATGGTAAAATCCATTGATATTTTACAAGAATCCATTTTAAATGCTCTTCTTACGTATATTCATTCTCTGTGTTTGGGATTTGGACAATATATTACGGAAACTCgg atcCAACCAATATTTGCATCTGAGGTAGCTGAACTTGAACAGCAATTAACGACATTATCAACAGATAAAAAGAATATGAGTTTAACATTAATTCCagcatatttaattatattgtcCACTTTAAACGGTACCAAGGTTTCTAACTCTTTAAAACAGTTCCTTGTTGCTTTATCTATGAGTGGAACCAGTATTACTAGTTTacaaattgcaataattatattatGCTCCCAAGAGCATATGCAAGAGTATGTCCTTAGTGGTTTATGGGATG GAGTAGTGCACCAAAGACCTATTGTAAGATGTGCAACTGCAACACTATTTGGTTGTGTAATAGCTCATGTTTCCGATAGGTTAGCAAGCGCGAAGGTAGTTCCTGCAATTGTAACACTCGTTAGTGATTCCGATGT AACTGTTCGATCTGCTGCAATTCCTTCCCTTGGTCGTTTGATAACGGAGTGCAAGGTTAGAGAAGTACGCGATAAAGCACGTTTAACTTTAGAAACTATTGCTAAAGAACCTCAGGGTGTCCCACCAACCTTAGCACTTCCGTTGGTTTCGACATTAGCATTTATTGCCCCTAATTGTCCTCAAAATTATATAGAAGACG TTATTGCTGCACAGTTAGTTGGCATCACTTCATCGGCATTACAACAAGGTCGTAAAATTGATCTTATTAATGCTTTGGTTGAAGCATATTCTGTATTGGTTTACTGTCCACTTAGCAATCAATGTGTTTCTGGTATGTTGGTACCAGGATTAAAATGTCTTGAGCAATTAGTTAATCAGTATTTACCACAACAAAAAGAAGCTGTACGATCGTTGTTAAGAGAAGCTGAATCTCGACAGGATTTATCAAAACCAATGGAAAG GTCATTATCAATGAGTTCCGGGCTTTCATTGTCAATGGCTACAGTAAATGTAGGGCAAGGTGTAGAAGATATGAGGCAAAGAGtgagcaaaatatttcaacagAAAACTAGCTCGCCTAGTATGACTagtatttttcgaaaaaa gtattGGATGTACTTCGATGGACcagtttatacataa
- the LOC117609265 gene encoding RAB11-binding protein RELCH homolog isoform X3: MPRSSSQATLDSLDMTRYSEDGGGVDERVAILEFELRKARESISALRANLTVVTESEAATSDKGSDKQVVSKPPIKPHEQRALNFLINEYLLARSYKLTSITFSDENENQDFEDWQDVGLNISKPAELIQIYREYMRANGYDKPPSVSIGVQTDFCEIESETDKDEFKEMVNKVEELKQQAILLEQEKLDLQQIIATSGSLSQNPTKQDSSGTIQTLNSSSTTPDKFELLETPARDTSTVTQEPEEDDSVSVVVSLGETDPGDKEWTRIQLPRVDVTEGSSILPNPPSRNLPLKFKMEVIAHCLVNIPSSIISTTEELFKNGVTRDTLVQILSQTLPRIVPNIILNRREEVIPLILSAIRLHSDSAEREKLLQLLFSLKKRPQEDERQLILAGFVAMAKLEDEPMEGEEILTICWEQSQHKYPEKRLLAVECCSVLTPYMSVGIRNSLMLSMLQQMLLEDKDPTVRASVVRSLALLIALMDDPDKYFQCEELALTALHDISPIVVEVASSILLPILAQWALSLKRLQTHLLPRITSKIKNHLKLGHSQHSPNKDHIDEGRIVSSIAVLQYLLPHTVICVADTEIVKTYIDHGISSDLPDEFLNLYHSNIVNPKVFYDGDTNIGALLNTFFANTWENDTWPELEWFTNKLVVEILTMVKSIDILQESILNALLTYIHSLCLGFGQYITETRIQPIFASEVAELEQQLTTLSTDKKNMSLTLIPAYLIILSTLNGTKVSNSLKQFLVALSMSGTSITSLQIAIIILCSQEHMQEYVLSGLWDGVVHQRPIVRCATATLFGCVIAHVSDRLASAKVVPAIVTLVSDSDVTVRSAAIPSLGRLITECKVREVRDKARLTLETIAKEPQGVPPTLALPLVSTLAFIAPNCPQNYIEDVIAAQLVGITSSALQQGRKIDLINALVEAYSVLVYCPLSNQCVSGMLVPGLKCLEQLVNQYLPQQKEAVRSLLREAESRQDLSKPMERSLSMSSGLSLSMATVNVGQGVEDMRQRVSKIFQQKTSSPSMTSIFRKKYWMYFDGPVYT, translated from the exons ATGc CTAGGTCTTCTAGTCAGGCTACTTTAGATTCTTTGGATATGACCAGATATTCAGAAGATGGTGGAGGCGTTGATGAAAGAGTAGCAATTTTAGAGTTTGAACTAAGGAAGGCAAGAGAAAGTATTTCTGCTCTTCGTGCGAATCTCACTGTAGTAACAG AATCTGAAGCAGCCACATCTGACAAAGGTTCTGATAAGCAGGTAGTTAGCAAACCACCCATAAAACCCCATGAACAAAGAGCTCTAAACTTTCTTATTAACGAATATTTATTAGCACGTTCTTATAAATTAACATCAATTACATTTAGCGATGAGAATGAAAATCAAGATTTCGAAGATTGGCAAGATGTAGGATTGAATATTTCAAAACCTGCAgaattaatacaaatttatagAGAATATATGAGAGCTAATGGGTATGATAAACCACCTTCTGTGAGCATTGGTGTGCAAACGGATTTTTGCGAGATAGAATCTGAAACAGATAAAGATGAATTTAAAGAAATGGTAAACAAAGTGGAAGAACTTAAACAACAGGCTATATTGTTAGAACAGGAAAAATTAGACTTACAACAAATTATTGCTACAAGTGGAAGCTTATCTCAAAATCCAACTAAG CAAGATAGCAGTGGAACCATACAAACGTTAAATTCGAGTTCTACAACTCCAGATAAATTTGAACTCCTTGAAACACCAGCTCGCGATACGTCCACTGTTACTCAAGAACCAGAAGAAGATGATAGCGTTTCTGTTGTTGTTAGTCTTGGTGAAACAGATCCTGGTGACAAAGAGTGGACGAGAATTCAGTTACCCAGGGTAGACGTGACAGAAGGGTCATCGATACTTCCAAATCCTCCATCACG AAATCTACCATTGAAATTCAAGATGGAGGTAATAGCACATTGTTTAGTAAATATACCAAGTTCTATCATTTCTACCACTGAAGAACTTTTCAAAAATGGAGTTACGCGCGACACTCTTGTTCAAATTCTATCACAAACATTACCTCGCATCGTACccaatattattttgaatagacGCGAAGAAGTGATACCATTAATATTAAGTGCAATTCGACTACATAGTGATTCTgcagaaagagaaaaattactACAACTTTTGTTCAGTCTAAAGAAGAGGCCGCAGGAGGATGAGAGACAATTAATATTAGCTG gttTCGTTGCAATGGCTAAACTTGAAGATGAACCAATGGAAGGTGAAGAAATATTGACTATCTGTTGGGAACAGAGTCAACACAAGTATCCTGAGAAAAGATTGCTAGCTGTTGAGTGTTGTTCCGTATTAACTCCATACATGTCAGTTGGCATAAGGAACTCTTTAATGCTTTCCATGTTGCAACAAATGTTACTCGAAGATAAAGATCCTACAGTCAGAGCTAGTGTAGTAAGGAGTCTTGCATTGCTTATAGCTTTAATGGATGATCCTGATAAATATTTTCAG tgCGAAGAATTAGCATTAACAGCACTTCACGATATATCGCCTATTGTGGTTGAAGTCGCATCTTCTATACTTTTACCGATTTTAGCTCAATGGGCGCTCTCTCTGAAAAGATTGCAGACGCATTTGTTACCGCGTATAACGTCCAAAATAAAGAATCATTTAAAACTTGGACATTCTCAACACTCACCTAATAAAGATCATATCGATGAAGGAAGAATTGTTTCATCAATTGCGGTATTACAGTATTTACTTCCCCATACAGTTATTTGCGTAGCAGATACCGAGATCGTTAAAACTTATATTGATCATGGAATATCATCTGACCTGC CGGATGAGTTCCTGAACTTGTACCATTCCAATATCGTAAATCCAAAAGTATTTTATGATGGAGATACAAATATAGGAGCTCTTTTAAACACGTTTTTTGCGAACACGTGGGAAAATGATACCTGGCCAGAATTGGAATGGTTCACtaataaatt AGTTGTGGAAATTTTGACAATGGTAAAATCCATTGATATTTTACAAGAATCCATTTTAAATGCTCTTCTTACGTATATTCATTCTCTGTGTTTGGGATTTGGACAATATATTACGGAAACTCgg atcCAACCAATATTTGCATCTGAGGTAGCTGAACTTGAACAGCAATTAACGACATTATCAACAGATAAAAAGAATATGAGTTTAACATTAATTCCagcatatttaattatattgtcCACTTTAAACGGTACCAAGGTTTCTAACTCTTTAAAACAGTTCCTTGTTGCTTTATCTATGAGTGGAACCAGTATTACTAGTTTacaaattgcaataattatattatGCTCCCAAGAGCATATGCAAGAGTATGTCCTTAGTGGTTTATGGGATG GAGTAGTGCACCAAAGACCTATTGTAAGATGTGCAACTGCAACACTATTTGGTTGTGTAATAGCTCATGTTTCCGATAGGTTAGCAAGCGCGAAGGTAGTTCCTGCAATTGTAACACTCGTTAGTGATTCCGATGT AACTGTTCGATCTGCTGCAATTCCTTCCCTTGGTCGTTTGATAACGGAGTGCAAGGTTAGAGAAGTACGCGATAAAGCACGTTTAACTTTAGAAACTATTGCTAAAGAACCTCAGGGTGTCCCACCAACCTTAGCACTTCCGTTGGTTTCGACATTAGCATTTATTGCCCCTAATTGTCCTCAAAATTATATAGAAGACG TTATTGCTGCACAGTTAGTTGGCATCACTTCATCGGCATTACAACAAGGTCGTAAAATTGATCTTATTAATGCTTTGGTTGAAGCATATTCTGTATTGGTTTACTGTCCACTTAGCAATCAATGTGTTTCTGGTATGTTGGTACCAGGATTAAAATGTCTTGAGCAATTAGTTAATCAGTATTTACCACAACAAAAAGAAGCTGTACGATCGTTGTTAAGAGAAGCTGAATCTCGACAGGATTTATCAAAACCAATGGAAAG GTCATTATCAATGAGTTCCGGGCTTTCATTGTCAATGGCTACAGTAAATGTAGGGCAAGGTGTAGAAGATATGAGGCAAAGAGtgagcaaaatatttcaacagAAAACTAGCTCGCCTAGTATGACTagtatttttcgaaaaaa gtattGGATGTACTTCGATGGACcagtttatacataa